In Deinococcus maricopensis DSM 21211, the sequence GCACGAACGCCTCGAACTGTGGACGCATCTGGTCGCGCACCGCCCGCCAGCGTTCCAGGCTGCCGCCACTGGGGTCCACGAACGGGTAGTGCAGCCGCGTCGTCTGCGCCGGGTAGGTCGGGCAGGAGTCGGCGGCGCTGTCACACACCGTGATGACGTAATCGAACGCCCAGGGGTCCGGCACGTCGTGCAGCGTCTTGCTGGTGTGCGCGTCCAGGCTGAGGCCGAGCTCCGCCATGACCGTCCGCGCGCCGTCCTTGACGAACGTTGCTTCCGTCCCGGCGCTGTGGACGTCCAGGTCGAGGCCCGCCGTGGCGGCGGCGTGGCGGGTGAGCGCCTCGGCCATCTGGCTGCGGGCACTGTTGTGGGTGCACAGGATCAACACGCGCATCATCCCCGCGAGCCTAACACACCGACTCGGTTTGATGCGTCACGTCGCCCTCCCGCGCGAGCAGCTCGGTGAGGACGTCGCCGCCCAGGCGGTACAGGGGACCGCGTGCCAGGCGGTAGTACACGTTCTTTCCGCGCGGCTCACTCACGACCAGCCCCGCCTCGCGCAGCACGCCCAGGTGGTACGACACCCGGCTCTGCGGCAGCCCCAGGGCGGCTTCCAGGTCGCACACGCAGTGCTCGCCGCGCGCCAGGAGGCGCAGGGTGTCATAGCGGGTGTCGTGGGCGAGGGCCTTGAGGCGCATGAGGGCGCCCGCTGCGTCTGTTGCCGTCATGCAT encodes:
- a CDS encoding ArsR/SmtB family transcription factor, whose protein sequence is MTATDAAGALMRLKALAHDTRYDTLRLLARGEHCVCDLEAALGLPQSRVSYHLGVLREAGLVVSEPRGKNVYYRLARGPLYRLGGDVLTELLAREGDVTHQTESVC
- a CDS encoding arsenate reductase ArsC, which translates into the protein MMRVLILCTHNSARSQMAEALTRHAAATAGLDLDVHSAGTEATFVKDGARTVMAELGLSLDAHTSKTLHDVPDPWAFDYVITVCDSAADSCPTYPAQTTRLHYPFVDPSGGSLERWRAVRDQMRPQFEAFVQALKAGTPVPPTYPDSPAVLAH